The genomic DNA TGGAATCTTCTCATATTTATTTTAGTAGAAATGAAGCTTGTCTAAAATCCTTATTCAATATCTATCTCCTTGGAAATCAGAACCAACTAAGCCTTCCACCCTTCTAGCTCTTTTCCTTTACATAATCCATAACATAAAACTCACAATATTAGCACTCATTAGAATCTGTTCTATGTATCTGAACTGTTCTTCCTTATATGCTACCTATATTTAGCCGAACTAACTTTTGGATCTATAAATAGttatatttttaggtatatacttcgaattatatatacatatatcagaTCAGTTGATACTTTAAAACATCTCCTCTTATAATTTAGAGCGTATACTTTAAATTATATGCCCTATAATGTTCTTGTCGTTAAGTAAATGCATTGTATTTTGCTAGCTTTAGAATATTTCCTCTCATAGTATGTCAATTAATCAGTAATACTTATGATATTCCTCTCTATTTCCTTGACTTATCTAATTTTCTTAGTATAAAAGAATGATGCTCCATGTGATGAGCGTATAAGTTAAATTTATCCCAAAATGTCACATTTAAGTTTTAACATACACGTCATTGTAATTGTACTGAGTGTATTTGTGCTATTTGTTAATTATAGCTAATCTCATATTTGTTAACTTACCCTTTTTGTTTGCAAAGATAAAAGGACATAATTTATTTGTCATTCCTTGAGAAAGAAAAATTGAGGAAAATTTTTGATCTTCTAATTCCAAAGACTTAAGTATTAAACAGACATTCATCTATATATGTTATATGAAATCTTCTTATATGGCCAATGTTTCATATGAATTACTTTTCTAAAAGgagtttgaaaatcattttttcaTTATCCTCATTAATAGTATTCAGCTAGACTTTACAAAATCTGATCATATGCCCTATCAAGAATTAATGTACTTTAACAATAGATATCTAGATTAAGCATAATATGATTTTAATGCTATAAGCACAAACTCGGTGACAGAGCAAAACAAAATAAGCACTCCCATTATCATGTGAAGGATACAAATCCTGAAAATCTACATGTGAACCAAGTTGACTTGATTATTTCTAAATGTAGGCAAGACAAAATTTGAAAAGCAATGAATAAAGAACAAAAACATACTTAGACTCACATTTGTCAATATATAGTAAGCGTTGCAAATGAAGGGCCCTATATCCTATCTACGAAAgttttttctttaatatttttatgttgcatttaaatattatttgagaTACAAATTTGTTTTGTAGtcatttcaatttacaatggtgcATTCAATTTATAAGACCTAAGTAAttgcattttattagaatgcaATTTGATATGGCTTTGAATAAAGTATTACCTAGTAATTGTCTCAAATCTTTTGTATGATTTCAGTTCTGATAAACCTCTAAATTTATGGCTAACTCCAATTTATTTTGTTTGTCTTCTTAATCAAGTTCCGTATAAGTCTTTCAATCCATACATAGACTATAAATCTTCAGATCCTTGATGATGGAGAATGATCAAATATTGGTTCAAGAATGTTAGGCGTTGTGCATCTTATTGTGATCTCATCATGTTGTACAAGAATTATTTCACTTTATTTTAAACTGCATTATTAATGATTCTCCATTATTTGTATTCCTAGTATGATGAAAATACTTGAAAGGTATAAAAAATATAGCTATGGAGGTTCTGAAATCAACTTTCAAGTCAAGGAGAATCAGGTATTTTGTGTATGAATTTTTCAACATACTCAATAGTTGACAATTTTATCTTTTCCCATGTTTTGTACACTGAATCAATTTATATAACACTTAAACAAGTCCGATTAGCGACCTCAGTCACTAATTGCGGTTCTTCTTGTGGTGATCTATATATATTGTCTTAGCTTGACAGTGATCTATATATATTCTCCATTATATATTTACTTTAGGAATAGTGTAATTCACACAATTAATACTGTTCAACTTGTTGCTGTAATGGCACTCCGTTGTGCCGGAGTACTGGATAGAGACTGAGTGCTTGGTTTCGTCTTGTGGTCGAACTAGGGTTTGGTTCTGGATATGGTGAGAGGGATGGTGGAGTTACGAATGATCGAGAACAAGTTCGACCGTCAGGTGACGTTCGCTAAGCGGAGGAATGGACTGCTGAAAAAGGCTCACGAGCTGTCCGTGCTCTGCGATGCCGAGGTGGCCGTCATCATCTTCTCCAGCCGCGGCAAGCTCTATGAGTTCTGCAGCCTTCCAGGGTAAATTCTGTTGATTAAGTATATAGGTCTAATAATTGTGCGAAAATGGGAACTTCGAACCACAGCGCAAAGAGAGCTCTGCTTCAAGCATCGAGTATTCAGTATCTAGTAAATTCTCTACTAAAAGACGGCTGAGAATAGATATCTACTTCTTCATTCTTTTGATCTGTAAAAATTAAATAACAAATCGAAAATGACTTAGGGTTTCATCTTATTGttactatttttattaattttatgttTTCTTTCGATAGTTTGCGTCTAACAAAATATGAGAGATTAGTTGTTGCATGCTTAGATTTTTTACTTGAATATGTTTAGTTACATATTCATACAAGGAGAAGCAGGGGTTTTTCATGTTTGTTACCGAATCATGTGTTTCTTCTGATATCAGGTATAGTTTACTTTTCTCATTCCACATCAAAAGGAACttaaattttgagttattcttgTTTCAGATCGGAACTTGTTTTCCATGATATATATATCGGTAAAGCGAACTGTAAACTATGAGACCTTAGTTGAACATTTCTACTATAGCTTaaatttcaaagtaaattttgTTTCAGATTGGAACTTGTTTTCCGTGATATATATGTGAAAGCGAACTGTAAATTAGGAGAGCTAAGTAGAACATTTCTACTATACACTTTAAATGATTTCGCAAATAAAAATTTAACGATCCATCAGCGTCAAAATATGGAATCATCTCATATTTATTTTAGTAGAAATGAAGCTTGTCTAAAATCCTTATTCAATATCTATCTCCTTGGAAATCAGAACCAACTAAGCCTTCCACCCTTCTAGCTCTTTTCCTTTACATAATCCATAACATAAAACTCACAATATTAGCACTCATTAGAATCTGTTCTATGTATCTGAATTGTTCTTCCTTATATGCTACCTATATTTAGCCGAACTAACTTTTGGATCTATAAATAGttatatttttaggtatatacttcgaattatatatacatatatcagaTCAGTTGATACTTTAAAACATCTCCTCTTATAATTTAGAGCGTATACTTTAAATTATATGCCCTATAGTGTTCTTGTCGTTAAGTAAATGCATTATATTTTGCTAGCTTTAGAATATTTCCTCTCATAGTATGTCAATTAATCAGTAATACTTATGATATTCCTCTCTATTTCCTTGACTTATCTAATTTTCTTAGTATAACAGAATGATGCTCCATGTGATGAGCGTATAAGTTAAATTTATCCCAAAATGTCACATTTAAGTTTTAACATACACGTCATTGTAATTGTACTGAGTGTATTTGTGCTATTTGTTAATTATAGCTAATCTCATATTTGTTAACTTACCCTTTTTGTTTGCAAAGATAAAAGGACATAATTTATTTGTCATTCCTTGAGAAAGAAAAATTGAGGAAAATTTTAGATCTTCTAATTCCAAAGACTTAAGTATTAAACAAACATTCATCTATATATGTTATATGAAATCTTCTTATATGGCCAATGTTTCATATGAATTACTTTTCTAAAAGgagtttgaaaatcattttttcaTTATCCTCATTAATAGTATTCAGCTAGACTTTACAAAATCTGATCATATGCCCTATCAAGAATTAATGTACTTTAACAATAGATATCTAGATTAAGCATGATATGATTTTAATGCTATAAGCACAAACTCGGTGACAGAGCAAAACAAAATAAGCACTCCCATTATCATGTGAAGGATACAAATCCTGAAAATCTACATGTGAACCAAGTTGACTTGATTATTTCTAAATGTAGGCAAGACAAAATTTGAAAAGCAATGAATAAAGAACAAAAACATACTTAGACTCACATTTGTCAATATATAGTAAGCGTTGCAAATGAAGGGCCCTATATCCTATCTACGAAAgttttttctttaatatttttatgttgcatttaaatattatttgagaTACAAATTTGTTTTGTAGtcatttcaatttacaatggtgcATTCAATTTATAAGACCTAAGTAAttgcattttattagaatgcaATTTGATATGGCTTTGAATAAAGTATTACCTAGTAATTGTCTCAAATCTTTTGTATGATTTCAGTTCTGATAAACCTTTAAATTTATGGCTAACTCCAATTTATTTTGTTTGTCTTCTTAATCAAGTTCCGTATAAGTCTTTCAATCCATACATAGACTATAAATCTTCAGATCCTTGATGATGGAGAATGATCAAATATTGGTTCAAGAATGTTAGGCGTTGTGCATCTTATTGTGATCTCATCATGTTGTACAAGAATTATTTCACTCTATTTTTAACTGCATTATTAATGATTCTCCATTATTTGTATTCCTAGTATGATGAAAACACTTGAAAGGTATCAAAAATGTAGCTATGGAGGTTCTGAAATCAACTTTCAAGTCAAGGAGAATCAGGTATTTTGTGTATGAATTTTTCAACATACTCAATAGTTGACAATTTTATCTTTTCCCATGTTTTGTACACTGAATCAATTTATATAACACTTAAACAAGTCCGATTAGCGACCTCAGTCACTAATTGCGGTTCTTCTTGTGGTGATCTATATATATTGTCTTAGTTTGATagaaagagaattaaaaatatCATGGGTTAGTAGAGTTGATGTAAcccaagatatatatatatatatatcatgggTTAGTAGAGTTGATGTAACCcaagagatatatatatatatatatatatatatatatatatatatatgtatatatatatgcaatATTATTTTCCCAAGGCCAAAAATAATGTTGCAATATTCATGAATTGCAAAGTCGGAGTacaaaggaaaaaataaatagaCAGAAAGGGAGACCTAGGAACTCATATTCATCTCATTATTGAATGGGCAATCTAAGAATAGTGGAAGCAATCTCTATTTGAGATAAATGCACCTAGATAGGATGTGTCTTCTTTAATGACTTAGTTCTTAATGATCTATTGCCTGGGTGTTAAAGAGTCTATTTAGGATTCCTTGCATTAATTTGACAGAAAGAAGAGGTAGTCTTTGAATCCTTGGCTAATTTGGGGTTGGCAATAGTCAAATGGTTGGAGGCTAGTTCTGAGACTGTATATTAGTATCTTATGCTTCTCAAAAAAAATGTCTCCACCTCATAATTTATTTGCGTCCATTGTATGTTAAACCATGTAATTATTTGGCAGTTTCTATTTTCTAGTTGTTATCTTTTAGCATTTGATTGTGCAAGTCTATATATTTGAGGTACTGAATATGTGAGTCATTTACCAACAGATAAAGGTTAAGCAACGTTTgaattgaatttgaattcataGAAGTCTGTAAACATTTGTACTAGGATAAAtattttctatgattttgcctaCAAACCCCGTAGTAAAACGATCTTCTCATATAATATTGATCTAAGTTATATATACCATAATTGCAACATAAACCCATATTAGACACTTCTAAATATCACTCTATCTGTGTTTTCCTTATCATTTTCCCCAAATAGTGACAAAGATTTATCTAGTCATCTATTGTTTCGAAGTAAAATTGTACCAAGTAAATCGCCTTTTTGAGATTATATAGTTATAGAATTTTATATCTAGGTAAAGCCATATCTTATTAAACACATAAACTCTACATTCTCCATATGATCGCTAGATTCTTGCATTTGTTTGCCTCGGTACCATAATTCAATCTCATTAAATCTTTCTAGCTAAAATTATCATTATTAGCTCCATTACAAGACACTAATATCACATGATGTCTTTAAACTGAACCTACTTCGCTGGCGTGCTCATTTTTTTTTAGATCGAGGATCTTCAGAATATTAATGTGATTCACAGGAAGCGAGATATTGCCATTTAGACGTTTAATTTATCTGATTCAAGATTTTAATTTGgcgtatcaatcaaaatatatcTACATATTTATAGTCCTTCCTTGTAATTATAGCTTGTCCAGAGCAGTCGTCAAGAGTATATGGAACTTAAAGCTCGTCTTGAGTCTTTACAAAGATCACAAAGGTGCATAAATCTTCAGTATTGTTTCTTTTTTTTAGTTCGATTATAATAATGAATTTTCGTGGATTTAACTATCGACAGGAACCTTCTCAGCGAGATTTTGGGATCATTGAGCGTTAAGGAGCTTGATTATCTTGAGAAACCACTTGATATGTCACTGAAGGAAATTAGATCTTCAAGGGTACTTAAATTTCAGAGCAAAATTAGATAATAATTATCATATGTATAAAAAATCTCAGGTTGTCCTTGATTTAATTTCTTGCAGACACAACAGATGCTGGACCAACTGACTGACCTCCAAAGAAGGGTATATGAACCCTATTTAATGCTGGatgcatatattctaaattcCTCCCGTAGCGAAATATAATTAAGTTTGCATCTAATTACTGACAGGAGCAAGTCCTTTGTGAGGCAAACAAGGATCTTAGGAGACGGGTAAGAAGCTAGTATAACCCCATCACCTTTGAGCCTCGTTTTACAAATACATGATTTAAGTTACACAGACGATTTAATCCCATTATTTCCCTCTTATAATACCCAAATCTATTAGAATATACCTTCAATTCTATATGTTCATTTATTATTCCTCTTATAAGAGAGCTGGATTGGTTAGacttttattttcttattgtcGTTAAATCTAAGTTCCAAAATTGAACTATGTGACTAATTGTGTTTGTACATGCTTGCGCTATTTTTTATTCTCGATATTTGGTAGATTTTCAACTTTTCCTAACAAAATCAATTCAAGTTGTTTCCTTTAATATATTAACTAGAGTTTTCTTCGACGAGTACAGTTGGAAGAAATCAGCCATACCATTCATGGGGGACACGCTTGGGAAAATGGTGTTGATGCCGTAGCTCAACCACAACAACATTCACACGGTGATGATGGCCTGTTCTACCCATTGGAGTGCCAGCCTGCTCCACAAATTGGGTACATATCGTCTCAACTCAATTTTTAATCATTAATATTATAATTGGCACTTGCAAAAATCTGTTATATCTTTGCTCGATCTGTGCAGATTCCAATCTGATCAAATTGTTGGCACCAGTTCGGCGACTGCTACTTTATGAGTGGATGGCTTGCATGATTCATATATTAGAGATAATTATGGTCTACAATTATAATACTAAGACTTTGACGTTCTTAGTTTTGATCACGTCCCCATCCTTAATTAATGTGtgtaattacttaattaaacttcCGTAATCTGATCGTGACCGTCTAAATATATGTCTAGATACTCTTATCTTTGTCTACTtgcaaaaataaagacaaactTTCATAATGCTGCAGGTCTGGTTCCAGCCCTCGTGATTACCCGGGCCGTGAGCTACGTCGATGTCATCATCCGGTTGctttctttctctctcctattttctttatttctcctataataaatttaggttttttctTTCTAATTGTCATTGGGCTCGAATAGGAGAGTAGATCTCTTAGTCCAAAAAAAATAGATCAGGAGATAGATCACTCCTCGTAATTATGATCGGATCGTGGTCATAATTCGGCCATAATTGATTGCGATCCCTCCTTGGATTCATCATCTTCAGATTATAGTTTGGATCGGGACAGATGGTCGGAGGTCCCCCACTTAGTGACCAGTAATCTGGCCACTTGTCCACCTCCGATCCAACGGCCTCCGACCGTTCATCCTAATCTAAACTTTAGCATGGGAAGACAATAAATGTAGAGAGGGATCATAATTAATTATGGTTGAATCACGACTACAATTCATTCGTAATTATTTATGGTCCATCT from Zingiber officinale cultivar Zhangliang chromosome 4A, Zo_v1.1, whole genome shotgun sequence includes the following:
- the LOC121969522 gene encoding agamous-like MADS-box protein MADS4, which translates into the protein MVRGMVELRMIENKIDRQVTFAKRKNGLLRKAHELSVLCDAEVAVIIFSSRGKLYEFCSLPGMMKILERYKKYSYGGSEINFQVKENQGLVLDMVRGMVELRMIENKFDRQVTFAKRRNGLLKKAHELSVLCDAEVAVIIFSSRGKLYEFCSLPGMMKTLERYQKCSYGGSEINFQVKENQLVQSSRQEYMELKARLESLQRSQRNLLSEILGSLSVKELDYLEKPLDMSLKEIRSSRTQQMLDQLTDLQRREQVLCEANKDLRRRLEEISHTIHGGHAWENGVDAVAQPQQHSHGDDGLFYPLECQPAPQIGFQSDQIVGTSSATATL